A window of the Hypomesus transpacificus isolate Combined female chromosome 8, fHypTra1, whole genome shotgun sequence genome harbors these coding sequences:
- the prmt6 gene encoding protein arginine N-methyltransferase 6: MSNQIKKRKLEKNVQDNLYFDSYSDVTIHEEMIADHARTNTYRTGIFENSSSIQGKVVLDVGAGTGVLSIFCAQAGAKRVYAVEASSIADQAVKIIKHNQMEDRIEVIKGTLETIDLPEQVDVIVSEWMGYALLHESMLNSVLFARDKWLKPGGLILPSKAELYIAPINDLVVEDRLNFWCTVKEQYGVDMSCMSEFARKCVMNNYITVNLVTVEDVLSHPSKFAELDLYSVTVEQLKSVKGPFKCECFGSSAVNALCVWFTVTFPCGDKPLVLSTSPFKQETHWKQAILYLHEPVDVMQDTLVVGEVNMYPSEDSSRHICIDVDYTIGQDKKHSKTFSIPDGYLEPQQLPVAT, from the coding sequence ATGTCCAACCAAATAAAGAAAAGGAAGTTAGAGAAAAACGTACAGGATAACCTGTACTTTGACAGTTATTCAGATGTCACGATTCACGAGGAAATGATCGCAGATCATGCACGTACTAACACGTACAGGACAGGAATATTTGAAAACAGCAGCTCGATTCAAGGCAAAGTTGTGTTGGATGTCGGAGCAGGGACCGGTGTCCTAAGTATATTTTGTGCACAAGCCGGGGCCAAGAGAGTTTACGCGGTTGAAGCTAGTTCAATCGCTGATCAAGCTGTGAAAATCATTAAACACAATCAGATGGAAGACAGAATCGAAGTCATTAAAGGTACTCTGGAGACAATCGATTTGCCCGAGCAGGTGGACGTGATAGTGAGCGAGTGGATGGGCTACGCGCTGCTCCACGAATCCATGCTTAACTCTGTTCTATTTGCCCGCGACAAATGGCTGAAACCCGGCGGTCTCATTTTACCTTCAAAGGCAGAACTTTACATTGCTCCTATCAATGACTTGGTTGTGGAAGACCGCTTGAATTTCTGGTGCACCGTGAAGGAACAGTATGGCGTTGACATGTCCTGCATGTCTGAATTCGCAAGGAAATGCGTAATGAACAATTACATCACCGTGAACTTGGTGACAGTCGAGGACGTGTTGTCCCATCCCTCTAAGTTTGCTGAACTGGACCTGTATTCCGTGACAGTGGAACAACTGAAATCGGTGAAGGGGCCGTTCAAGTGCGAATGTTTTGGCTCTTCTGCTGTGAACGCCCTTTGCGTGTGGTTTACGGTAACCTTTCCGTGTGGGGACAAACCACTGGTCCTCTCCACGTCTCCGTTCAAACAGGAGACCCACTGGAAACAGGCAATACTGTACCTACATGAACCGGTGGATGTGATGCAGGACACTCTGGTTGTAGGAGAGGTCAACATGTATCCTTCCGAAGACAGCTCCAGACATATATGCATTGACGTGGACTACACAATAGGGCAGGACAAAAAACACTCAAAAACCTTCTCCATTCCAGATGGATACTTGGAACCCCAACAGCTGCCTGTTGCCACctaa